A genome region from Nicotiana tabacum cultivar K326 chromosome 13, ASM71507v2, whole genome shotgun sequence includes the following:
- the LOC107787654 gene encoding putative sugar phosphate/phosphate translocator At5g05820 isoform X1 — protein sequence MKTSGKFFTIALVAAWYSSNIGVLLLNKYLLSNYGFKYPIFLTMCHMTTCSLFSYIAIALMKIVPMQTIRFRVQFMKISALSLVFCGSVVSGNISLRYLPVSFNQAIGATTPFFTAVFAYLMTLRRESWLTYATLLPVVAGVIIAAGVSQVFTYLVSSCVLVQQLLGHSNLCFKGFCCHRKGPGKCKRSCSCCCLHLNI from the exons ATGAAAACATCGGGCAAATTCTTCACGATAGCGCTGGTAGCAGCATGGTATTCATCAAACATTGGGGTTTTATTACTGAACAAGTATTTGCTAAGCAATTATGGtttcaaatacccaattttccTCACAATGTGTCATATGACTACTTGCTCTTTATTCAGCTACATAGCCATTGCTTTGATGAAAATTGTTCCAATGCAGACTATAAGATTTAGGGTTCAGTTTATGAAGATCTCTGCTTTGAGCCTCGTCTTCTGTGGCTCTGTGGTTAGTGGCAATATTTCACTTAGGTACTTGCCTGTTTCATTCAATCAGGCTATTGGTGCTACTACGCCATTTTTTACTGCTGTTTTTGCCTATTTGATGACACTGAGGAGGGAATCCTGGTTGACTTATGCTACTCTCCTTCCTGTTGTCGCCGGCGTTATCATTGCGGCGGG GGTGAGCCAAGTTTTCACTTATTTGGTTTCATCATGTGTATTGGTGCAACAGCTGCTAGGGCACTCAAATCTGTGCTTCAAGGGATTTTGCTGTCATCGGAAGG GTCCTGGGAAATGCAAAAGGAGCTGTAGCTGTTGTTGTCTCCATCTTAATATTTAG
- the LOC107787654 gene encoding putative sugar phosphate/phosphate translocator At3g11320 isoform X3 translates to MKTSGKFFTIALVAAWYSSNIGVLLLNKYLLSNYGFKYPIFLTMCHMTTCSLFSYIAIALMKIVPMQTIRFRVQFMKISALSLVFCGSVVSGNISLRYLPVSFNQAIGATTPFFTAVFAYLMTLRRESWLTYATLLPVVAGVIIAAGSWEMQKEL, encoded by the exons ATGAAAACATCGGGCAAATTCTTCACGATAGCGCTGGTAGCAGCATGGTATTCATCAAACATTGGGGTTTTATTACTGAACAAGTATTTGCTAAGCAATTATGGtttcaaatacccaattttccTCACAATGTGTCATATGACTACTTGCTCTTTATTCAGCTACATAGCCATTGCTTTGATGAAAATTGTTCCAATGCAGACTATAAGATTTAGGGTTCAGTTTATGAAGATCTCTGCTTTGAGCCTCGTCTTCTGTGGCTCTGTGGTTAGTGGCAATATTTCACTTAGGTACTTGCCTGTTTCATTCAATCAGGCTATTGGTGCTACTACGCCATTTTTTACTGCTGTTTTTGCCTATTTGATGACACTGAGGAGGGAATCCTGGTTGACTTATGCTACTCTCCTTCCTGTTGTCGCCGGCGTTATCATTGCGGCGGG GTCCTGGGAAATGCAAAAGGAGCTGTAG
- the LOC107787654 gene encoding putative sugar phosphate/phosphate translocator At5g05820 isoform X2 encodes MKTSGKFFTIALVAAWYSSNIGVLLLNKYLLSNYGFKYPIFLTMCHMTTCSLFSYIAIALMKIVPMQTIRFRVQFMKISALSLVFCGSVVSGNISLRYLPVSFNQAIGATTPFFTAVFAYLMTLRRESWLTYATLLPVVAGVIIAAGVSQVFTYLVSSCVLVQQLLGHSNLCFKGFCCHRKGRS; translated from the exons ATGAAAACATCGGGCAAATTCTTCACGATAGCGCTGGTAGCAGCATGGTATTCATCAAACATTGGGGTTTTATTACTGAACAAGTATTTGCTAAGCAATTATGGtttcaaatacccaattttccTCACAATGTGTCATATGACTACTTGCTCTTTATTCAGCTACATAGCCATTGCTTTGATGAAAATTGTTCCAATGCAGACTATAAGATTTAGGGTTCAGTTTATGAAGATCTCTGCTTTGAGCCTCGTCTTCTGTGGCTCTGTGGTTAGTGGCAATATTTCACTTAGGTACTTGCCTGTTTCATTCAATCAGGCTATTGGTGCTACTACGCCATTTTTTACTGCTGTTTTTGCCTATTTGATGACACTGAGGAGGGAATCCTGGTTGACTTATGCTACTCTCCTTCCTGTTGTCGCCGGCGTTATCATTGCGGCGGG GGTGAGCCAAGTTTTCACTTATTTGGTTTCATCATGTGTATTGGTGCAACAGCTGCTAGGGCACTCAAATCTGTGCTTCAAGGGATTTTGCTGTCATCGGAAGG GGAGAAGCTGA